One window of the Pieris brassicae chromosome Z, ilPieBrab1.1, whole genome shotgun sequence genome contains the following:
- the LOC123718972 gene encoding guanine nucleotide-binding protein subunit beta-2 codes for MPKDDAETTALKKELNDLIAKSKAEQEKAADAKLAEKCADLGDVQKIRFIVKKTLKGHINKVNSVHYSGDSRHCVTGSLDGKLIIWDTWSGNKVQVIPLRSAWVMSVAFAPSGNFVACGGMDNMCTVYDVNNRDATGSAKMVRELAGYEGFLSSCRFLDDTHILTGSGDMKICVWDLEAGKREVDFNAHCGDVVSISLAPDMKTFVTGSVDRTCKLWDVRAEKEKQTFFGHEADVNCVCYHPSGQAFVTASEDKTARLFDIRSDQQIGHYTPPGNAGFTSCGLSFSGRYLLAGSDDNSIHSWDTLKVAHTGTLNAHENRVTSISVAPNGIALASCSWDQSVRVWG; via the exons ATGCCAAAGGACGACGCAGAGACCACGGCTCTTAAGAAAGAGCTTAACGACCTCATAGCGAAGTCAAag GCGGAGCAAGAAAAAGCAGCGGATGCCAAGTTAGCAGAGAAGTGTGCAGATCTTGGAGATGTTCAAAAGATCCGTTTCATTGTCAAGAAGACTCTGAAGGGGCACATTAACAAAGTCAACTCTGTTCACTATTCTGGAGATTCCAG GCACTGCGTGACAGGTTCCCTCGACGGCAAGCTGATAATATGGGATACGTGGAGTGGTAACAAAGTGCAGGTCATACCACTACGGTCGGCATGGGTGATGAGTGTTGCCTTTGCACCTTCAGGCAACTTTGTAGCCTGTGGTGGTATGGATAACATGTGCACCGTATATGATGTAAACAACCGCGATGCAACTGGCTCGGCCAAGATGGTCCGGGAGCTGGCTGGGTATGAAGGATTTCTCAGTAGCTGCCGATTCCTTGATGATACACATATCCTCACTGGATCCGGTGACATGAAAAT ctgcGTGTGGGACCTGGAAGCGGGCAAGAGAGAGGTAGATTTTAATGCTCACTGTGGTGACGTGGTCAGCATCTCTTTGGCACCAG ATATGAAAACCTTTGTGACGGGATCTGTGGACCGCACATGCAAGCTGTGGGACGTGCGGGCTGAGAAAGAGAAGCAAACGTTCTTCGGCCATGAGGCTGATGTGAACTGTGTTTGT TACCACCCAAGTGGGCAGGCGTTTGTGACTGCATCTGAAGACAAGACAGCCCGTCTCTTTGACATACGTAGTGACCAACAGATTGGTCACTACACACCGCCTGGCAATGCTGGGTTCACTAGTTGTG GTTTGTCGTTCAGTGGACGTTACCTGTTGGCGGGATCTGATGACAACTCCATTCACTCTTGGGACACGCTGAAAGTGGCTCATACAG gTACTCTAAACGCCCATGAAAATCGTGTCACCTCAATATCTGTCGCCCCGAATGGTATAGCTCTTGCATCCTGTTCATGGGACCAGAGCGTTCGCGTTTGGGGCTGA
- the LOC123718723 gene encoding alpha-(1,3)-fucosyltransferase C-like, translating into MPALTSRTFLKFISRNLYCTLTSLLVLVIYYGINTYNLSPYKTNEWKVEVSTSVVKIKSDAIPELNYILLWGDPEQAPFCHFGEGRSVFEENNCSCTNCYVTSNRNHLQDYTQFKAVIFYGPSLDDLVSRNQLPRRRSPHQLYIYLNLESAANYPVCTERWNGYFNLTWTYRLDSDLVWRYYEFHNESGYDVAPRASVYWQENKANYRNEDLAEVVRGKRKAAAWFVSNCDTTSMREDLGGQIRQNLRNYDFDIDIYGDCGSLLCPVSAMDICLMKLEREYYFYIAFENALSDDYVTEKVVHALNHRTVPIVFGGANYSRFLPPGSYLDAREMGARRTAQRIAELIRRPNEYIQLFNWRNYYRVHAIAPGIQACHLCAAINKRPVPRNTTIQFRRWWTPLTSCRDVIIANLH; encoded by the exons ATGCCAGCACTCACGTCTCGAACTTTCCTTAAATTTATCAGCCGCAACCTGTACTGTACGCTCACTTCTTTGCTTGTTTTAGTAATTTACTATGGGATTAATACGTATAATTTAAGTCCGTACAAAACAAACGAATGGAAAGTCGAAGTCAGTACCAGTGTagtgaaaataaaatcagATGCCATTCCAGAACTTAACTACATTCTTCTTTGGGGTGATCCTGAGCAGGCACCCTTTTGCCACTTTGGCGAAGGCCGCTCTGTATTTGAGGAGAACAATTGCTCATGTACGAACTGTTACGTGACAAGTAACAGAAACCATTTACAGGACTACACCCAGTTTAAAGCGGTTATTTTCTACGGACCCTCGCTTGACGATCTGGTGAGCAGAAATCAACTGCCACGGCGTCGATCGCCACATCagctttatatttatcttaatcTTGAATCTGCTGCTAACTACCCCGTATGCACAGAACGCTGGAATGGTTACTTCAATTTGACCTGGACCTATCGTTTAGACTCGGATCTCGTATGGCGTTACTATGAGTTTCATAACGAAAGTGGGTATGATGTCGCACCGCGCGCTTCAGTCTACTGGCAAGAGAACAAGGCGAATTACAGGAACGAAGATCTTGCGGAGGTAGTCCGAGGAAAACGCAAGGCAGCTGCCTGGTTTGTTTCCAACTGTGACACGACCAGCATGCGTGAGGACCTGGGAGGACAGATACGCCAGAATCTGCGCAACTATGATTTCGATATTGATATTTACGGGGACTGCGGTAGCTTACTCTGCCCAGTTTCAGCCATGGATATATGTCTGATGAAGTTAGAGCGAGAGTATTACTTTTACATAGCATTCGAGAATGCATTAAGTGACGATTACGTTACTGAAAAGGTGGTTCACGCTCTGAATCATCGCACAGTGCCCATCGTGTTTGGTGGAGCTAATTACAGCAG atttcttCCACCGGGTTCGTACCTTGACGCAAGAGAAATGGGCGCACGGCGCACTGCGCAGCGTATAGCCGAATTGATTCGACGTCCAAACGAATACATACAACTATTCAACTGGAGAAACTATTATCGTGTGCATGCAATCGCACCGGGTATTCAGGCTTGTCACTTGTGTGCAGCTATCAACAAACGCCCCGTACCACGAAACACAACGATACAATTCCGTCGTTGGTGGACACCGCTAACATCATGTAGAGACGTCATCATAGCTAATTTACACTAA
- the LOC123718635 gene encoding catalase: MASRDPATDQLINFKKSVKGEPGVITTKYGVPVGVKTAIQTVGKNGPALLQDAQFLDEISSFDRERIPERVVHAKGAGAFGYFEVTKDIKKYCAAKLFESVGKQTPVAIRFSTVGGESGSADTVRDPRGFAVKFYTDDGIWDLVGNNTPIFFIRDPTLFPSFIHTQKRNPATHLKDADMFWDFMTLRPETMHQLIYMFGDRGIPDGYRFMNGYGSHTFKMINDQGVAHYVKFHFKTNQGIKNLPVDKAAELASSDPDYSIRDLYNAIGRGDFPSWTLYIQAMTLDQAESYEYNPFDVTKVWPHGEFPLIEVGKMVLDRNPKNYFAEVEQAAYSPSNLVPGIEPSPDKMLQGRLFAYSDTHRHRLGANYLQLPVNCPYRTTVRNYQRDGPQNMFNQDGSPNYFPNSFSGPVECKRAERLQHRQPFSGDVQRADSGLEESKENFTQATALYSRVFSPAERLRCAQNIAGNIKDAAGFLQERAIKLLALIHPQLAADVTAALAPYKKYHASL; this comes from the exons ATGGCATCGAGAGACCCGGCAACTGACCAGCTCATCAATTTCAAGAAGTCTGTtaag GGTGAACCTGGTGTAATAACTACTAAGTATGGAGTGCCTGTTGGTGTGAAGACAGCAATTCAAACAGTGGGCAAAAATGGACCAGCTCTACTTCAAGATGCTCAATTCCTTGATGAGATATCTTCATTCGATAGAGAGCGTATTCCTGAGAGAGTCGTACATGCGAAGGGTGCAGGTGCATTTGGTTACTTTGAAGTaactaaagatataaaaaagtacTGTGCGGCGAAATTGTTTGAATCAGTAGGCAAGCAGACCCCTGTTGCTATTCGATTTTCAACTGTCGGAGGAGAGAGCGGTTCCGCAGACACGGTACGTGATCCTCGTGGATTTGCCGTCAAGTTCTACACTGATGACGGCATCTGGGATTTAGTGGGCAACAACACTCCCATATTCTTCATTAGAGATCCAACTCTCTTCCCCAGCTTTATTCACACCCAAAAGCGTAATCCAGCTACTCATTTAAAGGACGCCGATATGTTCTGGGACTTTATGACTCTCCGTCCAGAAACCATGCATCAATTGATATACATGTTCGGAGACCGAGGTATACCTGACGGTTACAGGTTCATGAATGGATACGGCTCccatacatttaaaatgatCAATGACCAAGGGGTAGCCCATTATGTAAAATTCCATTTTAAGACCAACCAGGGAATTAAGAACTTACCTGTAGACAAGGCAGCCGAATTAGCGTCCTCCGATCCGGATTATTCAATTAGGGACCTTTATAATGCTATCGGTCGCGGCGATTTTCCTTCCTGGACCCTATACATCCAGGCTATGACCTTGGACCAGGCTGAGAGCTATGAATACAATCCGTTTGATGTTACAAAGGTATGGCCGCACGGTGAATTCCCCCTTATCGAGGTTGGTAAGATGGTGCTCGACAGGAACCCAAAGAACTACTTTGCTGAAGTAGAGCAAGCTGCTTACAGTCCATCTAATTTGGTGCCTGGTATCGAGCCCTCTCCCGATAAAATGTTGCAAGGACGTTTATTCGCATACAGTGACACACACAGACACCGTCTCGGTGCAAACTACTTGCAGCTGCCGGTAAACTGTCCTTACCGTACCACTGTACGTAATTACCAACGCGACGGTCCTCAGAACATGTTTAACCAAGACGGATCTCCGAATTACTTCCCGAACTCTTTCTCCGGACCTGTGGAATGTAAGCGTGCGGAACGGCTACAGCACCGTCAGCCGTTTTCTGGTGACGTTCAAAGGGCTGACTCAGGGCTAGAAGAGAGCAAGGAAAACTTTACGCAAGCTACAGCATTGTATAGCCGTGTTTTCTCGCCGGCTGAGCGACTTCGTTGTGCCCAGAATATTGCAGGAAACATAAAAGACGCTGCTGGCTTCCTTCAGGAGCGTGCCATCAAATTGTTGGCCTTGATACACCCACAATTGGCAGCCGATGTGACGGCCGCTTTAGctccatataaaaaataccacGCCAGCCTTTAA
- the LOC123718867 gene encoding Y-box factor homolog: MADTEAAPQPQPQQQSEQPPQPAKATKQKQVVAEKVSGTVKWFNVKSGYGFINRNDTKEDVFVHQTAIARNNPRKAVRSVGDGETVEFAVVVGEKGYEAAAVTGPGGEPVKGSPYAADKRRGFPRQYYPRGGWRDGEPRRGGPPRRGPPPPHAAVTGAAPNEEGEAPQQRSYFRRNFRGGRRGGGPRPVYRGGYRYVRQRNPQAGAQGGPRSVALEGDAPAASTTQPQPKPKAKAGATIEATTNESQA; encoded by the exons ATGGCTGATACCGAGGCGGCACCGCAGCCGCAGCCTCAGCAGCAATCGGAGCAACCGCCTCAGCCTGCTAAAGCGACTAAACAAAAGCAAGTCGTCG ctGAAAAAGTATCCGGCACTGTAAAATGGTTCAATGTGAAAAGTGGATATGGTTTTATTAACAG GAATGACACCAAGGAAGATGTGTTCGTGCACCAGACTGCGATTGCTCGAAACAACCCACGTAAGGCTGTGCGCTCGGTAGGCGACGGCGAGACGGTGGAATTTGCCGTGGTGGTCGGCGAAAAGGGGTATGAGGCAGCCGCCGTGACCGGACCAGGCGGCGAGCCAGTCAAGGGCTCGCCGTACGCCGCTGACAAGCGCCGTGGCTTCCCCCGTCAGTACTACCCGCGCGGAGGATGGCGCGATGGTGAGCCTCGCCGTGGCGGCCCACCACGCCGTGGTCCGCCTCCACCGCACGCTGCGGTTACTGGCGCTGCACCCAATGAAGAGGGCGAAGCCCCGCAGCAACGCAGCTACTTCCGCCGTAACTTCCGTGGTGGTCGTCGCGGTGGTGGCCCACGTCCCGTGTACCGCGGAGGGTACCGTTACGTACGTCAACGCAACCCGCAGGCGGGCGCGCAAGGAGGCCCGCGCAGCGTTGCGCTCGAAGGCGATGCGCCCGCCGCCTCCACGACTCAGCCTCAGCCCAAGCCCAAGGCAAAGGCGGGCGCTACCATCGAGGCCACCACCAACGAGAGCCAGGCCTAA
- the LOC123718940 gene encoding protein Jumonji, whose amino-acid sequence MNKGRNFGAQRKFAAGAFAPNKSQSTRLETPTETRPDQDPIVRLVKKKPSILLDRLTFNDIHKHFQPVVVLERLHTTQVTNAQLRQTAKLADSDLSQETGETSLTENSTSNDHIESSTTKDCFTPDPLINKRSRSRSTTTDDEITIRKKRKTTILNAPIFRPTIEEFNDPLTYIEKILPKASKYGLCRVIPPNGFTPPCNLDESMGFTVSNQYVQRMFKRYGPATKELSAFKALLASQKVPFKRPPLVSGLEVDLPHLYKLVQNMGGLKKITTLPKWNKVAEHLKCCKNLKNPGQKIKQIYEKYLLPYEVMTSLEKHNLTEQVEQLCERRYSRMFKRAKSPLHTQKQMLEQCDSTDNDSSDETPIKDRIIFSALAETEDCIVPGRPMKFHAFEKVAEVASKAFLSCASQKTNVIEKEYWDIVLSRTKHVCVNAASIDTGATDYGFPNNDSNEYYNTHPWNLKRISKNTQNMLSFLGPVVGMTAPTLHLGMLFSTSCWHRDPHGLPWIEYMHKGSKKVWYGIDDTQSEKFRKAVEHLCPAFSQNKSVWLPSDIAMIPPELLQENSVSLSRAVQSPGEFIIVCPKAYSCSIATGYTISESVYFATLSWIQCLGETFETLKSSCEPTMFSFEQLLFAFVKDARTPPSVLTAIEPILREVLDKEIENRRNLEKLGLPRAWLKPSKQSSTSAWNVCDQDECYICRMTLYLSRVRGVLDRNSVLCPEHALKILEQPNKNNLINESKRLSFIIMYSTSELQELLEFLKDRLKKR is encoded by the exons ATGAACAAAGG tCGGAATTTTGGAGCTCAAAGAAAATTTGCTGCTGGAGCATTTGCACCGAATAAGAGCCAATCTACACGATTGGAAACTCCCACAGAAACCAGGCCTGATCAAGACCCTATAGTACGTTTAGTGAAGAAAAAACCATCCATTCTCTTGGACAGACTTACTTTtaatg ATATACATAAGCATTTTCAGCCTGTGGTTGTACTAGAACGACTACATACAACCCAAGTTACGAATGCTCAGTTGCGCCAGACTGCGAAATTAgcag acAGTGATCTCTCTCAAGAAACTGGTGAGACCTCATTGACTGAAAATTCTACCTCAAATGATCACATTGAATCAAGCACTACAAAAGATTGTTTCACTCCGGATCCACTTATCAACAAAAGAAGTCGCTCTAGATCTACAACTACTGATGATGAAATTACAATTAGGAAAAAAcgaaaaacaacaattttgaATGCACCAATATTTCGCCCGACTATAGAAGAATTTAAT GATCCACttacatatatagaaaaaatattacctaaaGCATCTAAGTATGGATTATGTAGAGTAATACCACCGAATGGATTCACACCTCCCTGTAATCTTGACGAGTCAATGGGCTTTACTGTATCAAACCAATATGTCCAACGAATGTTTAAACGATATGGCCCAGCTACAAAAGAATTGAGCGCTTTCAAAGCCCTCTTAGCATCACAGAAAGTGCCATTCAAGCGACCACCTTTAGTAAGCGGATTGGAAGTTGACTTACCACACTTGTACAAACTAGTGCAGAACATGGGTGGCCTGAAGAAAATAACAACGCTACCAAAATGGAACAAAGTGGCTGAACACTTGAAATGTTGTAAGAATTTGAAAAATCCTGGGcagaaaataaaacagatttaCGAGAAATATCTACTCCCATATGAAGTAATGACGTCGCTGGagaaacacaatttgacagaacaAGTAGAGCAATTGTGTGAACGACGATATTCAAGGATGTTTAAGCGAGCAAAAAGTCCTTtgcacacacaaaaacaaatgctgGAGCAATGTGACTCGACCGATAATGATTCGTCTGATGAAACACCAATAAAGGATCGTATAATATTTAGTGCCTTGGCTGAGACTGAAGACTGCATTGTTCCCGGTCGCCCTATGAAATTCCATGCATTTGAAAAAGTAGCCGAAGTCGCTTCTAAAGCATTTTTGTCATGCGCAAGTCAGAAAACCAATGTGATTGAAAAAGAATATTGGGACATTGTGTTGTCGAGGACAAAGCATGTGTGTGTTAATGCAGCTTCGATTGATACGGGTGCAACGGATTATGGTTTTCCAAATAATGATTCAAATGAGTATTATAATACACATCCATGGAACTTGAAG CGTATCAGTAAGAACACACAAAATATGCTAAGTTTCCTTGGTCCGGTGGTTGGAATGACTGCGCCCACATTGCATTTGGGAATGCTATTTTCGACGAGTTGTTGGCACAGGGACCCCCATGGCCTGCCATGGATCGAGTATATGCATAAGGGGTCGAAGAAAGTATG GTATGGCATTGATGACACGCAAAGCGAGAAATTCCGCAAAGCAGTTGAACACTTGTGCCCAGCGTTCTCCCAAAATAAATCTGTTTGGTTGCCATCAGATATAGCGATGATTCCACCGGAATTATTGCAGGAGAATTCGGTGTCTCTTAGCCGGGCGGTGCAGAGTCCGGGTGAATTTATCATAGTTTGCCCGAAAGCCTATTCGTGTTCTATTGCCACGGGCTACACCATTTCCGAAAGTGTGTACTTTGCTACGTTGTCCTGGATTCAATGTCTTGGTGAAACATTTGAA ACATTAAAAAGCAGTTGTGAACcaacaatgttttccttcgagCAACTGTTATTTGCTTTCGTAAAAGATGCCCGTACGCCGCCGTCGGTTTTAACAGCAATTGAGCCAATATTAAGAGAAGTTCTCGACAAGGAGATCGAAAACAGAAGGAATTTGGAAAAATTAGGGTTACCG AGAGCGTGGCTAAAACCATCTAAACAGAGCTCGACGAGTGCTTGGAACGTGTGTGACCAAGATGAGTGCTATATATGCCGGATGACTCTATATTTATCGAGG GTGCGAGGCGTTTTAGATAGAAATTCAGTGCTGTGTCCGGAACACGCGTTGAAGATACTGGAACaaccaaacaaaaataatttgataaatgagAGTAAGCGATTGTCATTCATAATTATGTACAGCACCAGTGAACTTCAGGAGCTTCTGGAGTTTCTCAAAGATCGTCTGAAGAAAAGATAG